The genomic interval GCACCGAGGACCAGCGCGGGCCGGGTCGCCTCCAGGAGCACCTGCTGGGTCACGCTACCGAACAACGCCTTGCCGGTCGGCGACCGGCCCCGCGGCGCGAGACACAGCAGGTCGGCGTCGATGTCGGCGGCGGTTTCGAGGATGGCCTCGGCTGGCGCGCCGCTCGACTCCGCGTAGCCGACTTCGACGCCCTCGTCTTCGAGGTGTTCGGCCGCCCGGCGGACCGCGGCCACTTGATGAACCGAGGCCCCTTCCGGATTGTCGGTGAAGTCGTGGAACAGCGTGACCGACACCTCGGGGCCGACGCCCGGCAGGCCGGTTATGGTTCGGGCCTGTTCGAGCGCGCGCTCCTCGTCGTCGCCGATGGCGGCGAGTATCCTGTACATGCGCGAGAGTACCCTATCGAACCTGATAAATCGGGGACCCTGTTTTCAGATTCCGAGATTCGGAAGGTCGGTTGAAGTGGTTCGTGGGACGACCACTAGACGTGAGGTGACCCACCATGTCCACCCGCCAACTCGAAACCGAGCTGTTCGGTCGACGCACCGACTTCGAATACTCCGAGACGTGGGTTGGTTACGCCCTGTTCGGCCTCCGGGTCGTGATGGGGTGGACGCTGTTCTACGCCGGAATCACGAAGGTGCTCGACCCCGAGTGGTCCGCCGAGGGCTTCCTGCTCAACGCCATTCCCGCGGGCAACCCCTTCACCGGGCTGTGGGCGACGCTCGCGAGCGACTGGCTGTGGCTCATCGACCCGCTCAACGCGTGGGGACTCACGCTGGTCGGGTTCGCGCTACTGGTCGGTGCGTTCGTCCGTTGGAGCGCGTTCTGGGGCGCGGTGATGATGGTGTTCTACTGGGCGGCCAGCCTGCCGCTGGAGAACGGCATCGTCATCGACGACCACATCGTCTACGCGCTGTTGCTGTTCGGTCTCGGGGCGTTCGGC from Halorussus salilacus carries:
- a CDS encoding universal stress protein; the encoded protein is MYRILAAIGDDEERALEQARTITGLPGVGPEVSVTLFHDFTDNPEGASVHQVAAVRRAAEHLEDEGVEVGYAESSGAPAEAILETAADIDADLLCLAPRGRSPTGKALFGSVTQQVLLEATRPALVLGAGREKPGSD
- a CDS encoding DoxX family protein; this encodes MSTRQLETELFGRRTDFEYSETWVGYALFGLRVVMGWTLFYAGITKVLDPEWSAEGFLLNAIPAGNPFTGLWATLASDWLWLIDPLNAWGLTLVGFALLVGAFVRWSAFWGAVMMVFYWAASLPLENGIVIDDHIVYALLLFGLGAFGAGRILGVDEYLEETSVAKRYPTLRYLLG